GATGGATGTTCTTGAAAATTTCCTTGAATTCTTCGTACATGAATCATGTGGCCAGTGCACAACCTGTCGTGAAGGCAATGTGCGCCTTCTGGATGCAGTACACTTCATCAGAAACGGAGAGATCAGCTGCATGGAGGAGCTGGAACCATTTTTCCAGCTTGCAGAGGTAATGAAAATCGGCAGCAAGTGCGGACTTGGTCAGACATCACCCAATTGTTTCATTGATATAGTCACAAAGTTCATTGATCTGCCGGATGGAAAGGGAGGTGTATAATGCCCAATATTTCCGTTAAAATAAATGGTATCGTAACCAGTGTCAGAGAGGGAGTCACGATCCTAGATGCCTGCAAAACCGCAGGTGTCGAGATTCCTACTCTCTGCTATCATCCTGATCTGTCGCTTGCAGGCAACTGCAGAATGTGTCTGGTTGAAGTTGAGGGCTGGAGAACTCTTGCCATAGCATGCGTGACACCCGTTACTCCGAACATGGACGTTCTAACTCACAGCAAGAAAGTCCGTCACGCGAGAAGGACAGTGCTCAAACTTCTGCTTGCAAGTCATAATGTGAACTGCCCCGAGTGCGAGAGAAACAAGAACTGTGAACTGCAGGAGCTTGCCGAGATACACAACATTACAAGCAACGAATATCAGACCTCGTCAAAACCGGAATCCATAGAGGAAGTCAGTCCCGGCATAATGAGGGACAACAGCAGATGTATTCTGTGTACCAGGTGTGTCAGAACCTGCGAGGAATTACAGAGTGTTGCAGTGATCAAACCGGTTGGCAGATCTTCCTCCGTCACTATCTCAACATTCATGGACCGCAGTCTTAACGATGTTCCGTGTACTCAGTGCGGCCAGTGTATAATCCGCTGTCCTACAGGCGCGCTGTTTGAAACATCGGAAATCAGACCAGTCTGGGAAGCGATAGAGAATCCTGACAAATTCGTCGTATTTCAGACCGCTCCCGCAGTGAGAGTCGGAATAGCGGAAGCTCTGGGACTTCCAATTGACCGGTCAACGGGACAAATGGTGGCCGCCATTCGCGGCCTTGGAGTTGACAGGGTACTGGATACGGATTTTACTGCTGACCTTACCATCATTGAAGAAGGTCATGAACTCATAAGCAGGCTGAAGAGAGCTCTTGTCGATGGAGACAAGGGTGTGGCTCTGCCGATGATGACGAGCTGTTCTCCAGGATGGATAAAGTTCATCGAACATAAGTATCCCGAACTGCTTTCGAACGTTTCAACATGTAAAAGCCCGCAGCAGATGTTCGGCGCTCTGGCAAAAACCTATCTTGCCGGCAAGGAAGGCATAGACGCAGCGAATATCGTAAGTGTTTCCATCATGCCGTGTACCGCGAAGAAATTCGAGAAGGAACGTCCCGAAATGCGCGACAGCGGTTACAAAGATGTTGATTACGTTCTTACAACCCGTGAGCTTGCCAGAATGATCGATGAGGCAGGTATCGATTTCGATAAGATTACGGAAGAGAAATTTGACAGGTGGATGGGTGATTCTACCGGAGCAGGAGTTATCTTCGGTGCTACCGGAGGTGTCATGGAAGCCGCTCTGAGAACGGCCTACGAAATAATTACAGGTCATGAGATTCCGTTTGA
This portion of the Candidatus Aegiribacteria sp. genome encodes:
- a CDS encoding [FeFe] hydrogenase, group A; this translates as MPNISVKINGIVTSVREGVTILDACKTAGVEIPTLCYHPDLSLAGNCRMCLVEVEGWRTLAIACVTPVTPNMDVLTHSKKVRHARRTVLKLLLASHNVNCPECERNKNCELQELAEIHNITSNEYQTSSKPESIEEVSPGIMRDNSRCILCTRCVRTCEELQSVAVIKPVGRSSSVTISTFMDRSLNDVPCTQCGQCIIRCPTGALFETSEIRPVWEAIENPDKFVVFQTAPAVRVGIAEALGLPIDRSTGQMVAAIRGLGVDRVLDTDFTADLTIIEEGHELISRLKRALVDGDKGVALPMMTSCSPGWIKFIEHKYPELLSNVSTCKSPQQMFGALAKTYLAGKEGIDAANIVSVSIMPCTAKKFEKERPEMRDSGYKDVDYVLTTRELARMIDEAGIDFDKITEEKFDRWMGDSTGAGVIFGATGGVMEAALRTAYEIITGHEIPFDGLNVEPVRGMEGIKEAAITMPERMATGFEFLAGVTLKVAVAHGLANAKILMDKVRAGEADYHFIEIMACPGGCLGGGGQPIPTSPEIRQKRTESIYAEDAALHFRKSHANPEVQLLYAEFLKEPLGHKSHELLHTQYVKRD